The sequence below is a genomic window from Etheostoma cragini isolate CJK2018 unplaced genomic scaffold, CSU_Ecrag_1.0 ScbMSFa_596, whole genome shotgun sequence.
TCCGGTGTTGGTTCTAGACTACAACTTTGGCTCGGTTGCTTCTGAGTTTGGCCAAACCGGCAGAGACTACAGTTCAGTTTCCTCTCGAGATTACAATCCTAGACCAGGATCCTCTGACCTCAGCAAGAAGGGTAAAGACCCCACTCCAGTTTCCCTTCTAGACTTCAACTTTACCCCGGTTCTCCCTGATTTTGGCCACTCCAGCAGAGTTTCCTCTCAGAACCTCCAGCACAGACCGGGCCCCTTTGAGTACGGCCACATGGGCAGAGACAGCGCTCCAGTTCCCCTTCTGAACTTCAACTTTAGTCCTGGATCCTCTGATTATGGTAAGACAGGCAGAGACGCCGGCCCAGTTTCCTCTCAGGACCAAAATCTTAGACCAGGACTCTCTGAGTACATAAAAACTGGTTCAGACAGGGCTCCAGGATCCTTTCTGGACTACGACCACAGACCGGGGCGGTCTGATTATGTCCCAGATGCCGGTGCAGTTTCCTCTCAGGGTCCCCCCTCTTTCAGCTCAGCAGCAGGGCGAAAGAAGAGAACTCGTCCTTCCCGTTTCTCTCAGCCGGGCCCGGCTCTGCCTCCTGTAGACCAGCGTCCGAAACCCCTCTTTGAGTCTTCTTCCATCCGGAGCGGGGGCAGTAGCAGCCACACCGCCGCCGCCCCCCTGCCCTCCAAGAAAGAAGCCCTGGACTTCCACGGGGTGTCTCCGCCGACGTTCCCGTACTCGTGCTGTCTGTGTGATATAACTGTGATGTCCAAGAAGGTGAGTCCCCCGTCCCGCGCCTGGAACCCGCTCTCTGAACAGAgtctgatggggggggggggtggggggctgcAGCTGTCACGAGCAAGTCCAGGGAGACCGGTTTGTTCATggtgcttgttgttgttttgttccagGTGTGGCAGATCCATATCAACGGGCCTCACCATGCAGACGGACAGCT
It includes:
- the LOC117941354 gene encoding uncharacterized protein LOC117941354 isoform X1 encodes the protein MSHSNNPRRRPPSDSDLRPGPRRFGSTDHRHASSSERGGPRGSSDRLHASPSDFSRPPRESPSSRGAPWSQDGALGVLSSCGLEPADLALLAELPEEVLTVESLPQVLRQIKGKRVPVPVKGKRGTIKPFPSTAPSLRLPSSSYPLSSSRLPAVNPSPSSSSSTVAAGNWLPPRSHLPLYPPDPATPGPVSLELDHWANPRRTDPPWLLSSSSYVVDFQQRPGSYGYGQTVRDYSPVSPQDCQHRTGDSDFNKTGKDAAPVLVLDYNFGSVASEFGQTGRDYSSVSSRDYNPRPGSSDLSKKGKDPTPVSLLDFNFTPVLPDFGHSSRVSSQNLQHRPGPFEYGHMGRDSAPVPLLNFNFSPGSSDYGKTGRDAGPVSSQDQNLRPGLSEYIKTGSDRAPGSFLDYDHRPGRSDYVPDAGAVSSQGPPSFSSAAGRKKRTRPSRFSQPGPALPPVDQRPKPLFESSSIRSGGSSSHTAAAPLPSKKEALDFHGVSPPTFPYSCCLCDITVMSKKVSPPSRAWNPLSEQSLMGGGGGGLQLSRASPGRPVCSWCLLLFCSRCGRSISTGLTMQTDSSTCCRSVPAGTVAWRRSAGQNTLLLLLLLLLLLLLLLLFLLLIKRCSDYSSLS